In Spirochaeta thermophila DSM 6578, the following proteins share a genomic window:
- a CDS encoding ABC transporter ATP-binding protein, protein MAEINLVHVYKYFYPSFSFKNFFRKKGALLGPREPHFALTDVNLTIPDARTTVVLGPTGCGKSTLLRIIGGLLPPDQGKVLFDGKDITELPPGERRIGMVFQDYALYPHLTVKTNILSYFFFKKWTKQWSDEMEMEAEEKYRRTSQLLGVKLEHLSGRFPPNLSSGEKQRVAIGRCITRDPSLFLMDEPFSHLDQPLREEYRRQLKALLSYFDVTTVYVTHDQHEALLLADRLVVMREGKIEQAGTPEEIYQAPRNLFVAEFFHPHPFLPAINLIPGDLMGPEYREKVIGIRPEDFSLRSPRVAGDYILPAQVVSVFKSPLAMEAAMRLKVKDRVFVEVPVPSGTSPSEGDEVGLVPSRMHIFDPLTGERTATHHLQVHL, encoded by the coding sequence GTGGCAGAGATAAACCTCGTCCACGTGTACAAGTATTTCTACCCATCGTTCAGTTTCAAGAACTTCTTCCGGAAGAAGGGGGCCCTCCTCGGCCCCAGAGAGCCTCACTTCGCCCTTACGGACGTGAATCTCACCATCCCCGATGCGCGAACGACCGTGGTCCTCGGTCCGACGGGATGCGGAAAGAGCACGCTCCTCCGCATCATCGGTGGGCTCCTCCCCCCCGACCAGGGGAAAGTGCTCTTCGACGGAAAGGACATCACAGAGCTCCCACCGGGCGAGAGACGGATCGGCATGGTGTTCCAGGATTACGCACTCTACCCCCACCTCACCGTCAAGACGAACATCCTCTCCTACTTCTTCTTCAAGAAATGGACGAAGCAGTGGTCGGACGAGATGGAAATGGAAGCGGAAGAGAAGTACCGCCGTACGAGCCAACTCCTGGGGGTGAAGCTCGAACACCTCTCCGGCCGGTTTCCTCCCAACCTCTCCAGCGGGGAGAAACAGCGCGTCGCCATAGGAAGGTGCATCACCCGTGATCCCTCCCTCTTCCTCATGGATGAACCGTTCTCCCATCTCGACCAGCCTCTCAGGGAGGAATACCGGCGTCAGCTCAAGGCCCTCCTCTCCTACTTCGACGTGACCACGGTCTACGTGACCCACGACCAGCACGAGGCCCTCCTGCTCGCGGACCGGCTCGTGGTCATGCGCGAGGGGAAGATCGAGCAGGCCGGGACCCCCGAGGAGATCTACCAGGCGCCCCGAAACCTCTTCGTGGCCGAATTCTTCCATCCACACCCCTTTCTCCCGGCCATCAACCTGATCCCGGGGGATCTCATGGGTCCCGAATACCGGGAGAAGGTGATAGGCATACGGCCCGAAGACTTTTCCCTCAGGTCTCCGCGTGTCGCCGGTGACTACATCCTGCCCGCCCAGGTGGTCTCGGTCTTCAAGAGCCCCCTCGCCATGGAAGCAGCCATGCGGCTCAAAGTGAAGGACCGGGTGTTCGTGGAAGTGCCGGTCCCCTCGGGCACTTCCCCTTCGGAGGGCGATGAGGTCGGCCTCGTCCCCTCACGGATGCACATCTTCGATCCTCTCACAGGTGAGAGGACCGCAACCCATCACCTGCAGGTCCACCTCTGA
- the wrbA gene encoding NAD(P)H:quinone oxidoreductase, whose product MKIYLVYYSTYGHTYKMIQAAAEGVKSEGGDAVIRRVPETVSEEILSQMGALDFYKAQAHVPVATVEELTEADGFIFGSPTRFGNMAAQMKAFLDATGPLWAKGALVDKPAAVITSSSTQHGGQESTILSFHTVLLHHGMILVGLPYTFQGQMERNEISGGSPYGASTIALAGEEGSREPTPNELEGARFLGARLARVARALKG is encoded by the coding sequence ATGAAGATCTATCTCGTATACTATTCGACGTACGGTCACACCTATAAGATGATCCAGGCAGCAGCCGAAGGGGTGAAGTCCGAGGGTGGAGATGCGGTGATCCGACGCGTACCGGAGACGGTCTCGGAGGAGATTCTCTCCCAGATGGGGGCCCTTGACTTCTACAAGGCGCAGGCCCACGTACCTGTCGCCACGGTGGAAGAGCTCACCGAAGCCGATGGCTTCATTTTCGGGAGTCCCACCAGATTCGGGAACATGGCGGCTCAGATGAAGGCTTTTCTCGACGCAACCGGCCCTCTCTGGGCGAAAGGTGCCCTGGTAGACAAGCCCGCGGCGGTGATCACGAGTTCCAGCACCCAGCACGGGGGTCAGGAGTCCACCATACTGAGTTTCCACACCGTGCTCCTCCACCATGGTATGATCCTGGTGGGTCTTCCGTACACCTTCCAGGGCCAGATGGAAAGGAACGAGATATCCGGTGGCTCTCCCTACGGTGCCTCCACCATTGCGCTCGCAGGAGAGGAGGGGAGCAGGGAGCCCACCCCAAACGAGCTCGAGGGGGCCCGCTTCCTGGGAGCGCGGCTTGCCCGGGTGGCACGAGCCCTCAAGGGATAA
- a CDS encoding glycosyltransferase family protein gives MKPRKTIALGINGEGRGHASRALSLLPSLVERYRVIVYTPHTIRSLFQPFTREGVVLRDLPHIHYITEEFKINYPATIRSNIPLFLRFPKILGGLRASLREERVGLVVSDYEPFLSRAAVAERIPCLLLNHPGVVLRSFSLFPDALAAKLVSLFMMPSGGTPLLSSFYRGTVGPLIRKEIREQAPTPGERFLVYAKPCFKAQVLDILEELQVPYDLFPDPHKDFPTHLARCRGVITGAGHQIIAESLYLGKPVCAIPFKGQYEQRLNAIMLERSGRGLHAPPSRLKEKLTEFIHQIETFPRQPSTSEPICTEDSTGAVLRYIRAALARRPVGVSPVPVKVNP, from the coding sequence ATGAAACCACGAAAGACCATCGCCCTGGGGATAAACGGAGAAGGAAGGGGACATGCATCCAGAGCCCTCAGCCTCCTCCCCTCTCTCGTCGAGCGGTATCGGGTGATCGTCTACACACCACACACCATCCGTTCCCTCTTCCAGCCGTTCACCCGGGAAGGAGTGGTGCTCCGGGACCTTCCCCACATCCACTATATCACGGAGGAGTTCAAAATCAACTATCCGGCAACCATACGGTCCAACATCCCCCTCTTCCTGCGTTTTCCCAAGATCCTCGGTGGACTCCGCGCATCCCTGCGTGAGGAACGCGTGGGCCTCGTGGTAAGCGACTACGAGCCGTTCCTCTCGAGGGCGGCAGTGGCGGAGAGGATCCCCTGTCTGCTCCTCAACCACCCGGGAGTGGTGCTGAGGAGCTTCTCTCTCTTCCCCGATGCGTTGGCGGCCAAACTGGTGTCCCTCTTCATGATGCCCTCCGGCGGGACCCCCCTCCTCTCCTCGTTCTACCGAGGCACGGTGGGACCACTCATCCGGAAGGAGATACGCGAGCAGGCCCCCACACCGGGGGAGCGCTTCCTCGTGTACGCGAAACCATGCTTCAAGGCACAGGTGCTGGACATCCTGGAAGAATTGCAGGTCCCTTACGATCTCTTCCCGGACCCGCACAAAGATTTTCCCACTCATCTCGCCCGATGCAGAGGTGTGATCACCGGAGCAGGCCACCAGATCATCGCGGAATCCCTCTATCTGGGAAAGCCTGTGTGTGCCATCCCCTTCAAGGGACAATACGAACAGAGGCTCAACGCGATCATGCTGGAACGATCGGGCCGGGGACTCCACGCCCCACCCTCCCGACTGAAGGAGAAGCTCACCGAGTTCATCCATCAGATAGAGACATTTCCCCGGCAACCCTCTACGTCCGAGCCTATCTGCACCGAGGACTCCACCGGGGCGGTACTGAGATACATCCGGGCTGCCCTCGCGAGGCGGCCCGTCGGAGTCTCACCCGTACCGGTGAAGGTGAACCCGTAA
- a CDS encoding alpha/beta hydrolase has product MALRSYEEHVVDHAGVRLFYRLWIPDQVKAVVIVAHGFGEHSGNFVELAGRLADEGCAVYAPDHYGHGQSGGSRGYIPSWDVFHGELSLFREKAARDFPDRPVFLYGHSMGGTIVLEYAVTEGEGLAGVVASAPALSLEGIPPWRRTLGRLLAALLPGLRIPSGLDTGGLTRDPVMLKRLLSDPLSHGLGSPRLVVEMEGAITRCHERAPGLTIPLLVLQGRRDHVVSPPATERFFQHVGSPDKRLLWVDEGLHKLEHDLARQHVLEEVLLWIRTHLPGR; this is encoded by the coding sequence ATGGCGTTGCGTTCGTACGAAGAACACGTGGTGGACCATGCAGGTGTTCGACTCTTTTACCGGCTCTGGATTCCGGACCAGGTGAAGGCGGTGGTCATCGTGGCCCATGGTTTTGGGGAGCATTCGGGCAACTTCGTGGAACTCGCGGGACGGCTTGCCGACGAAGGGTGTGCCGTCTATGCGCCGGATCACTACGGTCACGGACAATCGGGGGGATCCCGCGGCTACATCCCTTCGTGGGACGTCTTCCACGGGGAGCTCTCCCTCTTCAGGGAGAAGGCCGCACGTGACTTCCCCGACCGGCCCGTGTTCCTCTACGGACACAGCATGGGCGGCACGATCGTGCTCGAGTACGCCGTGACCGAGGGTGAGGGCCTCGCCGGTGTGGTCGCCTCGGCTCCTGCCCTCTCTCTGGAGGGGATTCCCCCCTGGCGAAGGACGCTCGGACGCCTTCTGGCCGCCCTTCTTCCCGGGCTCCGTATCCCCTCGGGACTCGATACAGGTGGCCTCACCAGGGATCCGGTGATGTTGAAGCGCCTTCTCTCCGATCCTCTCTCCCACGGACTCGGGAGTCCGCGACTCGTTGTTGAGATGGAGGGTGCCATCACCCGCTGCCATGAGCGGGCGCCAGGTCTCACGATCCCCCTCCTCGTGCTTCAGGGGCGTAGAGACCATGTGGTGTCTCCACCCGCCACCGAACGCTTTTTCCAGCACGTAGGGAGCCCTGACAAGCGGCTCCTATGGGTCGATGAGGGGTTGCACAAGCTCGAGCACGACCTTGCCCGGCAACATGTCCTGGAGGAAGTGCTCCTCTGGATACGCACTCATCTCCCTGGAAGGTGA
- a CDS encoding RNA recognition motif domain-containing protein, whose translation MSFKIYVGNLNYQTTEDTLRQLFEQYGEVESVKIITDRDSGFSKGFGFVEMASEEAGEAAISALNQHELEGRQLRVNKAHERRRSSFGGDRSRSSSYRYY comes from the coding sequence ATGTCTTTCAAGATTTATGTGGGTAATCTCAATTACCAGACCACGGAGGACACTCTCCGCCAGCTCTTCGAGCAGTACGGAGAGGTCGAGTCGGTGAAGATCATCACCGATCGCGATTCGGGTTTTTCCAAGGGCTTTGGCTTTGTGGAAATGGCAAGCGAAGAGGCAGGAGAAGCAGCCATCAGTGCACTCAACCAGCATGAACTCGAAGGCAGACAACTGAGAGTCAACAAGGCTCATGAGCGCCGTCGGTCTTCTTTCGGCGGCGATCGCTCCCGGAGCTCTTCATATCGCTATTACTAA